A genome region from Bemisia tabaci chromosome 3, PGI_BMITA_v3 includes the following:
- the LOC109030643 gene encoding uncharacterized protein yields MGVRMRHPLLCLGVLTIWISTVWCGISGGTETDDSSRTSRQSPSDKEVVLHINDPEKLQYHEQNFESMAYVFGYEVGPNGQFHHENKGPDGITYGCYGFIDAEGKPQATHYLSDGWGFRIVKPGEPVEIFDHPHDPSHVDIGPNGEKIEHHGILTSWDKLYFPKGCGQGNYGNFSGSGVSQYPSQYPAQPGFPGQPGIPGKPGKPGTPGQPGYPGQPGFGQPGTFGQPGYPGQPGSPGSPGIPGQPGFGQPGFGQPGYPGQLGTPGKPGRPGYPGTPGQPGTPGQPGFGQGIGQPGYPGQPGRPGRPGQPGYPGQPGFGQPAYPGQPGTPGKPGQPGYPGQPGFGQPGYPGQTGFGQPGYPGQPGAPGKPGQPGYPGQPGFGQPGYPGQTGFGQPGYPGQPGTPGKPGIPGQPGFGQPGFGQPGSSGQPGYPGLPGTPGTPGISGQPGFGPSGYPGQPGTPGRPGQPGIPGRPGKPGQPGYPGTGGYPTYPQGPDFGSTVTPGGVGYPGAPGQPGAPGSPGQPGSPGVPGSQYPGAVIYPIQELPGYPAEGEEGQYPSQGYPGSPGIPGQPGTPGSPGSPGSPGTVITTYPEYPGTEGSPGTPGTPGSPGYPGTPGSFVIITHPAHPGFEGQPGYPGTPGSPGKPGAPGSPGTPGTPGTPGFPGTAGYPGSFGQPSYPTTPSYPGKPGAPGTPGIPGRPGSPGSPGYPGSFGQPSYPSYPAYPGQPGSPGTPGRPGTPGSPGYPGSFNQPSYPSAPGYPGKPGTPGSPGLPGRPGTPGTPGSTGYPGSINLPSYPSYPLSPGSPGAPGRPGSPGVPGTPGYPGSFSPSGYPGSPGAPGAPGTPGKPGTPGYPGYPGEIESQYPISVPTTSKPSYPGTQGYPGSFTTLQPAYPGSPGSPGAPGSPGLPGSPGIPGSTILVGPEYPSTTVTPLKPIVVEYPGYPGTPGTPGSPGAPGLPGQPGSIYEVEQPAYPGSPGSPGTPGAPGLPGTPGSPGYPGTTGSQYPSSPGVVNKPSYPSSQGYPGTPGRPGTPGSPGLPGTPGYPGSISSYPQSGYPGAPGSPGIPGLPGQPGISEYPGSIEILQPQYPTSTEFPSGPTGPGYPFPSGPSQSAYPGSPGQPGRPGAPGAPGVPGYPSGIITQYPGSSYPTSGYPSSIGQQGYPGSPGAPGKPGIPGKPGYPGSSFLYPNSSYAPGKPGVIGSGQPGSYPSYPSYPISSGYPGTPGTAGTPGLPGTPGSPGLPGYPSSFGTPNKPLYPGSQVSPGIYGPAYPSYPEDQELVGYPGSGGYIPASQVGYPGSPGTPGTPGTPGSPGTPGKPGVPGVFGYPGSQYPSSTSKPVYPGSQTYPGSSVLTTYPGQSGTVISYPTSSGTFGKPGYPGTPGTPGRPGTPGSPGTPGQSGFGYQEIYYPGSVYAPGYPSSKPSVSYPSQGSYPGSQPGVIYQVSQPGQIGYPGASGIPGAPGAAGLPGQPGITYPVQVFETSYPSYPVYPTQCSSQQSSSYPNGIVSSQCSQYPIQTLSSYPTGPSGTYYQPGISSQSGLSGVPARPVTETPEESEVFSQKPLKPGNQYLPSQPVSIKPSYPSSFIQTTTSGPSISTFSPEDSSSSYKPGPEESVQVTEIYSTTYDSETGKPLTTVSSIPTFDESTELPQEISSLYPGVTVRPDSSSTPAPVDVIAYPTPANSGSCPCYLVKPLNGTKPGSNDISPEFIQSLPPGASIGYIPVVFYPNCGNTTGNAEYAQHVYPSAIVMPYSCGSCQQKEPETEVGESSTSNPYIYRRNGAKPGNAGVVLDHTYSKGQISQFGVRTRPRTIVVKRRISEKQNENQQTQAQSS; encoded by the exons ATTTGGATAAGCACAGTCTGGTGTGGTATCTCAGGTGGAACCGAAACAGATGACTCTTCCCGGACGTCAAGACAGTCACCATCGGATAAAGAAGTGGTTCTACACATCAATGACCCGGAGAAGTTACAATATCATGAGCAGAACTTTGAATCTA tGGCCTACGTATTTGGCTACGAGGTCGGGCCAAATGGACAGTTCCATCACGAAAACAAAGGACCAGATGGCATCACTTATGGATGTTATGGCTTCATTGATGCCGAAGGAAAACCTCAAGCCACCCACTACCTCTCTGATGGTTGGGGATTCAGGATTGTCAAACCTGGCGAGCcagttgaaatatttgaccaCCCCCACGATCCAAGTCATGTAGACATTGGTCCAAACGGCGAAAAAATTGAGCATCACGGAATCCTCACATCTTGGGATAAACTTTACTTCCCAAAAGGATGCGGCCAAGGAAATTATGGCAACTTCTCAGGATCTGGAGTTTCCCAATACCCAAGTCAGTACCCTGCACAACCAGGATTTCCAGGACAACCAGGTATTCCAGGCAAACCTGGGAAACCTGGAACTCCAGGCCAACCTGGATACCCAGGGCAACCAGGCTTTGGTCAACCGGGAACTTTTGGACAGCCCGGATATCCAGGACAGCCTGGATCACCAGGAAGCCCCGGAATTCCAGGTCAACCAGGATTTGGACAGCCCGGATTCGGTCAACCTGGATACCCAGGGCAACTAGGCACGCCCGGTAAACCTGGAAGACCTGGATACCCAGGAACACCAGGGCAGCCAGGAACTCCAGGTCAACCCGGATTCGGACAAGGCATCGGCCAGCCAGGATATCCAGGACAACCTGGCCGTCCCGGAAGGCCAGGGCAGCCCGGCTATCCAGGTCAACCAGGTTTCGGGCAACCAGCCTATCCAGGACAACCCGGAACACCAGGAAAACCTGGTCAACCCGGATACCCAGGACAACCAGGATTTGGTCAACCAGGATACCCAGGACAAACAGGCTTTGGTCAACCAGGATACCCAGGACAACCCGGAGCACCAGGGAAACCTGGTCAACCCGGATACCCAGGACAACCAGGATTTGGTCAACCAGGATACCCAGGACAAACAGGCTTTGGTCAACCAGGATACCCAGGACAACCCGGAACACCAGGAAAGCCTGGAATCCCTGGCCAACCAGGATTTGGACAACCCGGGTTTGGCCAACCAGGATCTTCAGGTCAACCCGGATATCCAGGACTTCCTGGTACACCCGGCACACCTGGAATTTCAGGTCAACCAGGTTTTGGACCATCAGGATATCCAGGACAGCCCGGAACTCCTGGTAGGCCAGGACAACCTGGTATTCCTGGACGACCTGGAAAACCAGGCCAGCCAGGATACCCAGGTACAGGAGGATATCCTACATATCCTCAAGGCCCTGACTTTGGCTCAACAGTTACACCAGGCGGAGTTGGATATCCAGGAGCACCAGGCCAGCCGGGTGCTCCAGGAAGTCCCGGTCAGCCAGGATCACCAGGTGTCCCCGGATCTCAATACCCAGGTGCAGTGATCTACCCGATTCAAGAATTGCCCGGTTATCCAGCTGAAGGAGAAGAAGGACAATACCCCAGTCAAGGCTATCCAGGCTCACCAGGAATACCCGGACAACCGGGGACACCGGGATCTCCTGGGTCACCCGGCTCTCCTGGGACAGTCATCACAACTTATCCCGAATACCCTGGAACTGAGGGCTCACCAGGCACTCCAGGGACACCAGGATCTCCCGGGTACCCAGGAACTCCAGGCAGTTTTGTAATAATCACTCACCCCGCTCATCCCGGATTTGAAGGACAACCTGGTTATCCTGGTACCCCAGGCTCACCTGGCAAACCTGGTGCTCCAGGCTCACCAGGAACTCCTGGAACGCCGGGCACCCCTGGCTTCCCTGGCACTGCGGGATACCCGGGATCTTTCGGTCAGCCAAGTTATCCAACAACACCAAGCTACCCAGGTAAACCAGGAGCTCCCGGTACACCAGGTATTCCTGGACGTCCCGGAAGTCCAGGGTCTCCTGGATATCCTGGATCATTCGGTCAACCATCATATCCCTCTTACCCAGCTTATCCTGGTCAACCAGGTTCTCCAGGGACCCCTGGAAGACCGGGAACGCCAGGCTCACCAGGCTATCCTGGTTCCTTTAATCAGCCCAGTTATCCATCTGCACCAGGATATCCAGGCAAACCTGGAACACCAGGTTCCCCTGGACTCCCTGGAAGACCAGGGACCCCAGGCACTCCCGGCTCGACAGGTTATCCTGGATCGATAAATTTACCTAGTTACCCATCATATCCCTTGTCACCAGGCTCACCTGGAGCCCCGGGTCGACCCGGATCTCCAGGGGTACCAGGTACTCCTGGATATCCAGGATCGTTTAGTCCATCAGGTTACCCGGGTTCTCCAGGGGCACCAGGAGCACCAGGAACACCAGGCAAACCAGGGACTCCAGGATACCCTGGCTACCCAGGTGAAATTGAGTCTCAATACCCGATTTCAGTGCCGACGACGAGTAAACCATCATACCCAGGTACCCAAGGATACCCTGGAAGCTTCACAACATTACAACCCGCATACCCTGGTTCTCCAGGATCACCTGGAGCTCCTGGTAGTCCCGGGCTACCTGGCTCACCCGGAATCCCAGGATCCACCATTTTAGTTGGCCCAGAATATCCAAGCACCACTGTTACACCATTGAAACCAATCGTGGTTGAATACCCAGGGTATCCTGGTACCCCAGGGACACCTGGATCCCCAGGAGCACCCGGCCTTCCCGGGCAACCTGGATCAATTTACGAAGTAGAGCAGCCAGCTTACCCTGGCTCCCCAGGATCTCCAGGAACCCCTGGAGCTCCTGGCCTACCAGGTACTCCCGGAAGTCCCGGATATCCAGGAACAACTGGATCACAGTATCCATCTTCTCCAGGAGTTGTAAATAAGCCTAGTTATCCAAGTTCTCAGGGCTATCCTGGCACACCTGGCCGCCCCGGAACTCCGGGATCTCCAGGGTTGCCGGGGACACCCGGTTACCCCGGATCCATCTCATCATATCCTCAGTCAGGATATCCTGGAGCACCAGGTTCCCCGGGAATTCCAGGATTGCCAGGCCAGCCAGGCATCTCAGAATATCCTGGATCCATTGAAATATTGCAACCTCAATACCCCACTTCTACAGAATTTCCGAGTGGGCCGACAGGCCCTGGATATCCTTTCCCCTCGGGACCAAGTCAATCGGCTTACCCGGGAAGCCCGGGACAGCCAGGCAGACCGGGAGCTCCAGGTGCGCCAGGAGTTCCTGGTTATCCGAGCGGCATAATAACTCAATATCCAGGCTCATCCTATCCCACCTCAGGATACCCTAGCTCAATTGGTCAACAAGGATATCCTGGTTCACCTGGTGCACCGGGAAAGCCAGGCATTCCAGGAAAGCCTGGTTATCCTGGATCTAGTTTCCTCTATCCGAATTCTTCTTACGCCCCAGGCAAGCCAGGAGTAATTGGCTCCGGGCAACCAGGGTCCTATCCAAGCTATCCGAGCTACCCAATTTCTTCAGGATATCCTGGTACACCAGGGACTGCAGGAACACCTGGACTGCCTGGCACTCCTGGATCTCCAGGACTCCCTGGATATCCAAGTTCATTTGGCACTCCAAATAAACCACTTTATCCTGGCTCTCAAGTGTCTCCAGGTATCTACGGACCTGCATACCCCAGCTATCCCGAGGATCAAGAGCTTGTAGGTTACCCAGGATCAGGTGGGTACATCCCTGCCAGTCAGGTTGGCTATCCTGGTTCACCCGGAACTCCTGGCACACCTGGAACTCCTGGCTCACCCGGAACTCCCGGTAAACCCGGAGTCCCCGGAGTGTTTGGTTATCCTGGATCTCAATACCCAAGTTCGACTAGTAAACCAGTATATCCTGGCTCTCAAACTTATCCAGGATCCTCAGTTCTAACCACCTATCCTGGACAGTCCGGAACCGTAATAAGTTACCCAACTTCATCGGGAACATTCGGCAAACCTGGCTATCCCGGCACTCCAGGAACTCCAGGAAGACCTGGGACACCTGGATCGCCAGGTACTCCGGGGCAATCCGGATTCGGATACCAAGAAATTTACTACCCAGGGTCTGTGTATGCACCTGGTTACCCTAGCTCAAAGCCTAGTGTATCCTATCCCTCTCAGGGATCTTATCCTGGAAGCCAACCAGGTGTAATTTATCAAGTTAGTCAGCCAGGGCAAATTGGATATCCGGGCGCTTCTGGAATACCTGGAGCACCTGGAGCCGCAGGATTACCTGGTCAACCTGGAATTACTTATCCTGTCCAAGTGTTCGAAACATCATATCCGAGTTATCCGGTGTATCCGACACAATGCTCATCCCAGCAATCGAGCTCTTATCCAAATGGAATTGTGTCGTCTCAATGCTCGCAGTATCCAATTCAAACCTTGTCAAGCTATCCAACAGGACCATCTGGAACATATTATCAGCCTGGAATTTCTAGTCAATCGGGACTTTCTGGAGTCCCGGCAAGACCTGTTACAGAAACCCCTGAAGAATCAGAGGTCTTCAGTCAAAAGCCTTTAAAGCCTGGTAATCAGTATCTACCTAGTCAGCCGGTTTCAATCAAACCAAGCTACCCATCGTCGTTCATTCAAACGACTACATCTGGGCCGAGTATAAGCACATTCAGTCCAGAGGATAGTTCTTCTTCTTACAAACCAGGACCTGAAGAATCAGTGCAGGTGACAGAGATTTACTCAACAACTTATGACTCCGAGACTGGAAAACCTTTAACTACAGTTTCATCGATTCCCACTTTCGATGAATCTACAGAACTTCCACAAGAGATATCCTCCCTCTATCCGGGGGTGACTGTGAGACCCGACTCTTCCTCCACTCCAGCCCCAGTGGACGTCATAGCTTACCCGACTCCAGCCAATAGTGGATCTTGCCCTTGTTACTTGGTTAAACCTTTGAATGGAACGAAGCCAGGTTCTAACGACATCTCACCGGAGTTCATCCAATCACTGCCACCCGGCGCTTCCATTGGTTATATTCCAGTCGTATTTTATCCAAATTGCGGAAACACGACTGGTAATGCTGAATACGCACAACATGTGTATCCATCAGCGATCGTAATGCCATACTCATGTGGATCTTGCCAACAAAAAGAACCAGAAACGGAAGTTGGCGAAAGTAGTACTTCTAATCCGTATATTTATCGGAGGAACGGAGCCAAGCCAGGAAATGCTGGCGTTGTTCTCGACCATACTTACTCTAAGGGTCAGATAAGTCAATTTGGTGTTAGGACGAGGCCTAGGACTATTGTAGTTAAAAgaagaatttcagaaaaacaaaATGAGAATCAACAAACTCAGGCACAAAGTAGCTGA